The Medicago truncatula cultivar Jemalong A17 chromosome 7, MtrunA17r5.0-ANR, whole genome shotgun sequence genome includes the window aGCAATTGTTAAAGAACTAGTCTTAATGCTAATATTAATAACTTTAATAAGTACTAACGCtatgttttttttaccaaactaaTGCTATAGTTGTTCTACTAAAaagtagtaaaaaaatataaatatgaatgaCATATTtagctcctttttttttttataatggcAAAGGAAatctatatataaagaagaatAAACAAGTCTACAAATTTCTGTTTGTTTCCTTGCTGCCTCCTTTTTTACTTTGTAACCAAAAAGACAAGTCTACAAATAACATACAAAGAAACACAAGGCACTAGTAGTAtcaaaataggttttttttagattaccttTAAAGAATGGtgagtaatttacccaccaaccaatgaaaatgagcaatttgttggtggggtcaagatagttcatggataccacttaaaaatataCTTATGTGGCCAATGTATATtagttggggtaaattacccaccattcttccatggataCCCTAGTTCTCACCatcaaaatataagaaaaggaaagaactAGACTCCCACTACCAcgagaaaatcagaaaaagaaCCCCAAAAGATCCACacccaaaaacaacaaacaagacCAACAcctacaaaatcacaaaataacaCAAATCACAACACAAACCAATCCCTAGAAACATCACAAACAGAAGCTATGCAACCCTGATGACACAAACGGAAGGCAAACCACACAAGCCCATCATGACCCACAAAACCATATCGGTTCAAGCACATGATAGGCGGTATCTCCCACTCATAATATGAGCAAAGCTGCTAGGATTTTGACGTGTAACATTTGGGtaacattgtggttggtgacaTTAGTGATATTggtcaatcacaatgtcacatatgacattcttctttttctttcacaatttttttgttgttttgtactTTGTAACATTGTGGTTGGTAATGTCACCAATATCACCAACCACAATATCGCCCAAATATTATCCGACTTTGACCAAGAAACCACTTCCACTAAAGCAACTTCACTCTATCCACTATAGACTCGACAGATAGAGATCTCTCAACAATACAtctataataattttatatttttgagttTACGGTGAATAGCTTATTAGTCTATACGatcaaaataaacattattgataacaattttttctcacaagtttaaaacttttttttacctaTTTCTAGTGTTTTTTGATAACCTACTTCAAGCGGTGGTTGAGTTAATAGTTTagcttatatttttttcttaattttacccttgttattttaatttaaaaatttaaaaattcattaaaattatgtttttatgttatttcttatttattagttgattcaattttaatttcatccaaCACTATAAATTCAATCATTAGTTTATCCGCTATTTTCTTTAACTTCATTCTCTATATCAATTAATTTATCAGCTATGCAGTATTCGCTACTTTTTATCAAACATTGTGTTGTTTAAATTACATCTTTGGATCTACTGCATCATCATAATTGCGAATTCAATTATAAAATCGCGAAGTCCTATCTTTACACATCAAAACTTATTTAAgcctattaaaataattaatatagtgcattttttggtatttaattttttttcctgatgttttattttaattcgattaaatactttttttatagGTATTTATAGATATCATATTAATtagtttgttaaataaaaaaatattacaaataccATATTTAAATTAACTAAAATACAACAATAACATAAGTGGGCATATAAATCCACATAAAATGGTTCTATTTGAGTAAAGTATTATTAATACCTACAATAATTTTTACTCATCACCATCGCTatccaaaacattaaaaaaaaacgtggaaagagaaataaataaaagtggggtgttagaaaatgaaaggaagattgtaccaaaaaaaaagaggagaagatGCTCGTGATCTATCTATGTCTTCCAAAAATGGTCACCCAGTGAAGCAGACAATTTGTTCACACAAGCTAGAATGTCTATTTCAATCTCTTTCTCTGTAACTTACGGAccatatgcatcaaaattaAATACGCGACCCTTCAATGAAGGAAAAAGGCAcaggtgtgtgtgtgtgttacaGTTTGTAAAATAGAAACCACAAGTCTCATAACAGTATAGTATTTATTTGGTTCATATTTCTCACAGGAAATTAGAAATTATTAGatcatacaaaaaacaaaatgtatatTCTGCCAAAGAGAATAAGGAGTTTTTTTATTCACAccttatatatttttggttacacctaatttttttaaaaagtttttgataataccaaaattatccttttatataaaaaaatttaaaatcttgatttcattcattgtcggtctaaaatttcactctctttcacccaccaacgatcaaacaatcctgatgttcaattaatctctttgaaagattaaagagtgaatcaaaacatctttcattcatactcgattgcatataaataagtgaattttttcttctttttcgaTAACGttagtttcaattttcttcttcttgttcaactgcactgtacgacagtttcagttttatattgttgatgttaacttaaattcagtttaagtaggttcatgtaaacttagtttacataatctacttaaacttagtttacataacctacttaattaaactgagtttaagtatgtacacttaaactcagtttacatgacatacttaaactaagtttacatgtacatacttaaactgatattacgtataatcattgaacaaggttgaacttttagatgtatacttaaactcagtttacatgagttacttaaactaagtttacatgatctacttaaactgagtttaagtatgtacacttaaacttagtttacatgacctacttaaaataagtttacatgtacatacttaaactgagattacgtacttttaaatgtacacttaaactcggtttacatgacctacttaaactgagtttaagtatgtacatttTAATAGATCGCAAGTTGTTTAAGTATGTatcatcataattcatattttatccTAATAATGTAATcacataaaaactttttttaatagatcgcaagttgttttgatttttatccGGGTATCACTTATTCGTTTCAATCATATATACAGGCATTCATGTTTCCTGTCAATATTGCTCATAAAAAGTGTTAATAAGTTATTAGATTGTGATTCATATTTGATGGTTGTCtctttttttctcatattttaaaaaatgcaatTCATGTGCTGATATAACGACCTCTTGTGGATTTTCCTCTCAAACTTTTACTTAGCGGAATTATATCTCAACTTTTATTGGTCCCATTTTTTATCAGTATATTGTTTGTTAAAGTGAGTATATAGGATaatatgcaattaaaaaaaacttgtaactcatcaatttaataatttaagttTGGCGTTAATATAGTATTGAGTGAGAGAATGGTAAATAGATATGGAATACGAAGAAAGAAAATGGCAGTTGAAAGATCaatgaagaaaacaaatgtTTGAcgtagatttttttataataacaatcattgaaatatttttattgattcgGCAGCTTCATTAATACATAAATGAGttccaaataaaaattaaggtctAAGATTCAAGATAGAAGTTCAAGGGGTTAAACCTTTTATAAGATAGAAGATAGATTAATGATATCTTCTATTTCTAGAAGAtagaaaatatacattttttttttcaaatgatagAAAACTCTTGCCTAAGAATCTCTAAACTTTTGTTTTCAATGAGAAGTTTCGTTTTTAGAAGTGTCACTTAGGCACAATGCTTGTTTATTGATAACTCAAgtttagaaaatagaaaatagatagatatatagatagatagaagaTGGATATAAATAATAGATAGATAAATGATAAATGATATAGTTTGAcacttttttccttcttttatcCAGATTATTTGAACTATGCATATGATTGGCTTTATGATTCAAAAACTTAACTTATAATCAAATGtggttcaaaattattttttttgacaaaatacatgatttacacttgaaaattccaaaaataagaaaactataattactaatataattaaaatgagaaatggaaaaagatgaaaaaatcaATTATCTCAATTATCTGtggaaatataaaaagaaaaactcaagaaaattttcaaaattacattCAGTTTTACTCTTGAGTAGTTTTGTAGTTGATACTATGGCATTTTGTTTTGGTCGTTGTTATGACCAAGCTATTTTTTCTGGTAGAtcataacttcttttttttttttttttatctctttacaTGTTATTCAAATACATATATCTTGTGCTTGGATTTGAGTTTTTCCAATACATCTTTgccgatttaaaaaaatatccaattCCTCTTGTCGAAGGCACaatatatagataaataaatccACATGAAACATATTATATCAGTCTAATATAAGTTCTTATCACTCAATTCAGTTCAGAAGAAGTAGAAAATTACATTACATgatcattatattattttgcTACAAATCtaaatatattctactttgacttcatttttatttcttgaatTGCCTTCATATGCATTGAGTTGGAAGTCTTAGagtcatataaaaaaaatattacaatcaaatatttaaaagaatTAAGAAATAACATCCTAtcttatataaaagaaaaatcgaGCAATGCAAATGAAGAGGAGGTGTAGAAATAAGATACATGTCCATAGGGTTATTTTGGCACAAATCTTACATTCTACTTTGATTGCCTTCTGTTGTGAATTCCGATCTCAAATCGTGTCACACCAATACGAaatatgatgtgtggagcaaaggagaGTGGTAACCACCAACAAAGTGTGTGTgcaagcaataatcaacaaaaacagctagatctaatctaggaatcaaagtgaaaagcatAAAACACAAGCACAAGATAAAAGGAGAGGGAAGAGGAAAACAAAGACACCAAgagattgttcacccagttcgatccaaacttgacctactatggaggagagattgtactctccaattcactatcaatgagttcttacaaaagagatacaaaaagagttacaagaaattagatttgacaagttcacaatgaacaaccctaatttctacccttttcccaatctcaccaagacaCTCGATGATTTTCTCTCTTCAAGGTGTTTCCCATGTTTCCCAAGCCAAGAGAAGCTCTAATCAAAGACTCTAAACCCTAGAGTTTctccctttgatttcccaagtttctctctcttccaaccCTTCTTCAAATCTGCACAGGAACACTTAAATACTAGCCCTCCACtgataaaatcgtgtcacgattggtgCATCTGTCCCAAGGtacgaccagtccttatcatggaaacttaacgagcaagtttgcaaatcgtgtcacgatttcccacgatcgtgtcacgatttggcaccctgcaaaccagctcacggcatcacgaaatcgtgtcacgatgccaaattcgtgtcacgatttccctgttcttccagaccacaaatttgaagctaAATCTCAACACCTTCATTAGTATTGAGTTCGAGTTCTTAGAGCCATAGAATTTAAATTAGCCATAACAacgtaacaataaaaaaattggcatTAAAATTGAAAGCATGCAATTAAAAGAGTTAATAATAGAGTGgtctcttccttcaaaaaaaataaagtggtCTCTTAGTCTAACAATATTTTTCCCGATTTTTAGCATGAGTGGTCAGTACAAAAAAACACATATGAGTAGTGGGAGGAGCTTTAAAAATGAATATGGTAAAAGGAGTTACACAATTTTCGTGTAAATTTTTCTAGACTTCAATGATTCAAACAATTTTTACTTGAATAAATAGTCCTTTCACAACTAATttgtttacaattgtttttaaTGACATCTTATTTTTACCTTAATTTGTATCCTCTACTTTGAAGAGAGATATTTTAAGGGATAGACAAAACTCACCTCTTAAGCACCCCTTCAAATCTTCCTTACTTTATGAATATGAGCAATCGTTGTTTTGCTTCCTAACACGAAGAAATTTAATAAGTCTATTAGTAGATCAAGAAAAATGCTCAActtacctaaaaaaattattaaaaaaaatggatgaaaataaaaaacataaaaataataaaagttttaTCACACAATGGTAGGAGTAAAATATTACGTACCTATCAAAGACAAatgaatagaaagaaaaagaaataaagataaattaacATTCAGTGGTAGAATGTTAGAGTGAATAATGAtggaaaacaaaaatttcaacataACCACAACTACTATTGCAAATAAGAGTTGTTCTTTCTTCCAACAAAATTCTCCTATCTCCAAAGCCTGCACAtactatatgaagaaaaaaaagaaggaattcCATTGTAGAAAATGAAAGAAGGAAATATGAAAATGGAAGGGACAGAAAGAGACGTGGTTAGCAATCAAAGGGAAAATGAAATGGCCTGTATAGCACTCTTAGTTTTTTATAtgcaaataaaaatgattagaatatcttgacaaaaataaaaaagattagaaTATCAAGAAGTAAAAAATGTAACCGATCATCCCAAACATAAAATATAACcgatggattttttttaataggtcCATGAAGTATTAATCATGCAACATGCATAAAGAAGTCAAATCAATGGAGAGTTAATTCGTAACCTATATgggaaatgaaaatgaaaaatggaatGTAAAACAAGCATGTATTAGAGCAAGCGTCAATCTTAGAGTGTAAGTCAAAAAAATTGGGAgctttgttataaaaatacatcaacaaaGTGTAGTTtagaatacatatatatatatatatatatagagatagAGATGAGTGCATCAAATAGAAAACTTTCTTAAGATTTGAATCATATGaccttttttttgaacaatttgaaTCATATGACCTTAATTAGACAATTACAAGATTTTGACTGCACCCACCTCCGAATGCACCTAATTCAAATTCGTCTGAAACATGCATTCATTAACTTTAAAGATAACTTTGTTAAAGTTACATTAGACTTTCCTTCGTAAACTCGCGGGAAATTTTTAAGAGTCTATTTAGTCTCAATTTTTACATTTGtttgttaatttgattttgttcatGTCGCATGTTTGCTTAAtagttaaattaatattttaaattattcttgttcaaaaaaatattttaaattattaacttttttttttgaaagatattttaaattattaatgaatctattatattatattatataagatCATCCACAATGCAACACTCCATTTGGGGTGCTTAAACGGATCTCGACTGTACACATCattctttttataattaatactgAATAAACATTCAATCTCTCCAACTCAgcacctcaaaataattatgaattgGGTCTCAACAATAACTCTAgatcattaaattttaacaataatttatatactcattcataattatataattttaaaatattgaagtaattttattataaattataaaaaaaagagataatttttttaatacttcaaGAAACTATTATTTgcaattataatataatttattttttaatattaaaataatataatatttgaatatagagaaaataaaattaattgtacTTATGGGACCCATGAGCAATAGAAGAGGGTAAGAGAGGGTACCTATAAAAACAATCATTTTGATAAACACCATATTTATTGGTGTCATAATAGGGGTGTCTATATAACATTGTGTTAAATAGGGGAAGTACTTTAAAAGtcatataagtaaaatttacaAGAAATTTTGTTTAGGCAAAAgcgagtttaattttttttttttgaaggataagcGAATTTACTTAAATTTTCGATTTTAACATCCTTCACaattaggcatggcaatgggacgaggtggggacgggttttaccttccccgttcccatacccgattctcatatacttacctgttaccctacccatactcAACGGGATGacaaattgaatctcatccccgtccccgacaGGTTCGGGTATCCCCACTCCATCCCCATCCCCAtatcgaataattttttttaataaaaaatagaagtttttttgcatccccaagagcaacgttgtaatacattatccaacaatatgctCACTTTAAAATTTGTTAGACggaatgatttagttgatcttttaaatatcaatggtagtttttattaatatgacaattatcaaacaaaataacatacaaaataacatgacatatcaacataaaataattttttacatttgggacgaGTATAGGTATGGGTTCAGGGTGGGTGcctatatacccgttacccgtCTCATACCCatgttttgaaatcggggaaaacccatacttatacccaaacccagtcaaaacggggaaaacccatcaaattgggtttggttcaGACGGGTAACCGCGGATATGAATTTTATTGCCATGCCTATTCACAATGAACTCTTACTCTAATTATACAAAAAAGGCTACgtaaatcaatcaaacaacgtaataatattttattatatatctaATCGTTAAAACGGAACGGACAGCAAATTAAAATTGGAACCTAGGTCTGGTTTGGGGGTAGATAAGTTAAAGACAGTTTATTAGTCAATAAAACTGCATTTTTATTGCCTTATACCACAAAATGGCAGTGAATTGAACAAACAGAGTCGtagaaaattaaaagaaaatgtcacATCTCTTgtaaatacacacacacacacacagcaATCGAATTGGAGAAGCTAACACattgaaaaccaaaaaaaataaaaaaacaagtcaTGGTCATGGATGCACAGCCCTCTCAACAGTAACGTAAcaatccaaaaaacaaaaacaatagtaataaaAACAAGTTGCATTGCATTGGCAAATTTCtactaaaaacaaagaaacagcAATCAATTCAGGTTCTGTAGCATACTGTTGACTTGACTCTTTTGTCCTTTGTTTCAGTACTATTCATTTCACTTTCAATGTGACGATGATTGAATCAATTCATGAATTTGTGGAGATTGAGATTCAGATTGAGATTGAGATTGAGATGATTCTCTTCTTGAAAAACTTCTCCAAAACCCAGCACTATAAAATCTCTCCCACATCTCTTTCTCAAGAGCAATAGCATCATCATCTTCAGATGAATATTCAAGTCTTTTTATATCTGAAGAACCGTCGTTTACACACATTGGAGAAACACGAATTACACCGTTAACGTAGTTTATATCACAACAACCACAATAACAGTTGCGTCGTTTAGGTTGCAACAAACCATCTTTGATAACCCTTCTACGCCGTCGTTTTCGGAGCATTTTCCGGCAAAGACCCGCCGGAATTTTGTAAACTGCTAAGAGAAGAAAATGTGCTAAACCACATGGACAACAACAGCACACCGCTACACACTCCGCCGCCGTGCCTCCGACGACTTCTCCAACTGCACAACCCTTCTTTGATGACTGGATTTCAAGTAAAGGTTGTCGCCGCCGGGTAATTGACGCCGTTTGCCGGAGAACTATCTTGTTTGACATTTCCTTGGGTTTTCTTGAGAAACGTTGAAAATGGACAAGTTTCCTTGGGTTGAGGAAAAATGATGAAATGGATGATGGGGTGtggatctttaaaaaaaaaaaatgaaggatccACACCCTTGTTTGATGAATGTTAGAGCAAAAACTTGAGTTCTTCAATCATggcaaagaaagaaagatgaaaaataatGGTGTGTTGAGGTTGAAAAAGTGTTataaagaaggaagaaaaaaaagggtttGAGGTGGTGAAAACTAATTTTAGGAATTAGGGTGTGGCGTCCTACAAATGTGGGACAACAGAGTAAGCTAAAGAGATGTGGAAGGAAATTtggtttttgatatttttatgtattttttgttgAGTTGGGAAAATTGGTGTGATGTGAAGGGCAttactcaatttttatttttattctcttactTACGTAATTAGCCAAAGcctaatcattcattcattcatttagatttttttaactagAAAATCACTACGTGGGGGAACTCAAATGAAAGAGGGGAAAGAAACAGAAAAGATTAAAGAATGGGTTATGTACAAGTGGACTTTGAGATAACctatcaacaaataaaacaatgagtcaAAGAAATGAACAAATATAACGTCCTTATCTTTTGCAATTCCACGTCTACCACGCGTCCCGGTTTGGTCCccgaattaattaattttttagagaaacttgTTCATCTTTAAATATCATTTacgtctttaaaaaaaatatatatcatttacataaccaaaaatatcatataaaaatagaaatatagcatcgaaaaataatgaaaagtcAAAAATACTACTTTTATCTTCATTAATAATTGCCCTAACGGCCATAGCCAGCAACATAACGATGTTTACACACgaaaaaaaatcaactcttTCTAGTAATCTCTCCTCTATATTATGTATTGAGTGTGACTTGAGTTTGAATGACCAAAATGAACATATCCTCTTTTTGACAAGTTGGAGAACAGATGGATGGGGAGAGACTTATGGTGGgctaacaaaaatgaaatatatttagcaagactattttaataaatttgatatgatatatttgattattttattctcTTCATTAATCTGTGTGCAAAAACATTAAACCAAATCCATTAAAAATGGATGGAACATTTTTTCTCCTTCCCGTATATAATGCTATTTCAAGCGAAACAAAAGCTCACGAAGGCCTCGCGAATTGATTGCTACCACCAGATCTCACTTGGTGCAAATCATGAACCGTTGGATAAAAGGAAGGGAGATACTGCAGTTACCAGGATAAGGCTCGTGATATTTTCACTTTGTAATTTGCCGCTCGAAgtagcttttttattttttattttttattataacatGATGAATGTAACTCGTTGAAAATAGAAACTTTACCGATGGAGTCGAGCCTTTCTTAACATTCTGAATTCTACAAGTGAAAAGTCCTAtaatttcaaaacataaaatcaatttttttattttttttttattttaagtaatgatcattttagtccctaaatatgtaataaatagTCACAATAATTCGTcgatatatcaaaattttaaaatagtatttgATCCTACACTATGTCAGTCTAAATAGTCATTAAAATGTtccattaatattataatattattcatttaatatacttacttaatatattaaatgactattatttataattactCGTCAAATATTCAAACACCAAAATGATTATTAGCCTATCTTTTTTCGTTGCTTGAATCCTGGATGAAATTTCGAGTTGTGGTTGTTTATATCGTGGCTCTCCACAAGTACGATTACGTGGATTTTACTTCGATTACTGAATTATTTAAATAACCAAGCGAAAAATATGCATAATATATAGACTATATCCAATGTGGGAACCCTTAAACAATAGTCAATAATTCTCTTCTGAACATTATAAGTGTAACTGAAAATAATACAAGCTTTGAGTTTTCATCAATggattttctttctcttcaatcCATCACCAA containing:
- the LOC25499523 gene encoding uncharacterized protein, which produces MSNKIVLRQTASITRRRQPLLEIQSSKKGCAVGEVVGGTAAECVAVCCCCPCGLAHFLLLAVYKIPAGLCRKMLRKRRRRRVIKDGLLQPKRRNCYCGCCDINYVNGVIRVSPMCVNDGSSDIKRLEYSSEDDDAIALEKEMWERFYSAGFWRSFSRRESSQSQSQSESQSPQIHELIQSSSH